The nucleotide sequence AACAGCTGTGTTAAAGCGGGAAAATAACACTATCCAGGCGAAGGATAAGTTTATTCTGTTGTCCAAACAGAGAGCGAGACAGTCCCCAAAAGTACATCGATTTGGGAGGGAAAGCCAAAATCAGTTTGGGGGAAAGGGTTTTGCTTTCTCttcagtttttgattttgattttgcttttgtttttgattttgatgagagATATGAAACGGCGACACTGTGAGAAAGTTTTGATTCGTATTCATAGTATTGGTACACCTTTGGTTTCTGGGTCTTCTGGTTTACCCGTAGAGTTAGTTCACATTGAATCAGATCGGCCGTACACAATTGGTCGGAGTAGTAGTAGTGGTGATGATGGGTTTCCCGATTTCGTCATTGATAACGGCGGTATTAGTAGAAAGCACTGTCAGATTCTATTCGATAGCCAAAGTCGCAAACTTTACATTTTTGACGGCGTGATTCTCTTGCCTTCGGTTGGTTTTAGTCAAGTTATTGAAGAGTTTAGGAGAAGATTAGTTTGTGCTGAGGATTTAGGGAGTTTGAAGTTTAGGGCTTCTTTGAATGGTGTGTATGTTAATCGTGTTAGGATTAGGAAAGCTAAAGTTGAAGAGATTTGTGTTGGTGATGAGgtattgtttgtttgtggtAAAGAAGGTTTGTGCAATAAGCATTGTCGAGTTGGGTTTGTGGTTCAGGGGATTGAGTTTGAAGGAAGGGATACTTTGATTGTTGAAGATAGATTTGCAATGATTGGAGTGTCGGTTTCTTCAGGACATTCTCGAGGAACGTTTTCTAGTGGGAAGAGAAGCAAAAGGGTTTTTGCGCCGATAGAAAACGAGATTAATTCTCAGTTTTGTCCACCTAAATCTGCTGTTAGCGTTGTTGGTAGGTTGAATTCTCTTGTAAGCTATTGTAGACATATATTAAGAAGTGATGATCCTGTATCTTGCCTTATATCAGATTCTGTAAAGGAATGCTTATCATGTTGTGCATCCAAAATGTTAAGGTCAAAGGTAGATGTTATGGCCGATAATAGAGAAGTCAAGAGTGCCGAGACTAATCATGAGATGGATCATGGTTTGTCCGGTTTAAGGGTGAGGGATGGACTGCCAAGCCCGCAATCACATCTAGGTAGAAGACTTGGTGTGTCAAACTTGATAAGCGAAGTAGAAAGTTATGGTGCTGATTGTATTTTGGTCAGTGACAAGACTAAGACTAGTCTTCCGTTTGATGGAGATAAAGAAAACGCTCCCGAGATTAGTTGCACGGGGAAGGAGAAAAGTTATCAAAGTTCTCTACAAGCACCTGGGAAGAACTTTTATCTAAACCGTCTTCAATATATTGAACAAAGCTCAACTGGTTGTCAACGGGTGGTGTCCTTGCCTGAACTTCTTCACCCTGTGGAAACCATTTCACAAATCTTTATTGCAACATTTACAAGTGATGTCTTATGGTATGTCGAAAAgagtattttttatattttctcgaGTAGtctaaacagaaaaaaaaaatgtatacctCCATTTGTTCCCCATGCTTGTTCAAGAGTCTGATGAAGTTGTTATTGCAGGTTTCTTTCCTGTTGTGAGATACCTAGCCACTTGCCGGTGACTATTGCATGTCACAATGCTGAGAGATGTTGGAGTTCAAACTCTGATGCAAGAACTGCTGCTCCTTTGCCAAACTACCCAAATGTAACTATGGTGTACGTAATACCTGATCATATTTCTGAGAAAAGGAATGACTCAtggttgtatatatattttcttttctgaagAGTTTTCCTCTTGTCTTAGGTTTCCACCATTTCCTGAGGAAATTGCATTTGGGAAAGACCGCAAGAACCGTGGCATTGCTTGTCATCACCCCAAGCTATTTATTTTGCAAAGAGAAGATAGCATCCGTGTAATTATTACATCTGCAAACTTGGTAGCAAGACAGGTAAGAGTGTAGGCCTTAGTTTATAGTAATGTAAGTGAATCACAAGACGAGTCTCAGGCATCATATTGGCTATTATGAGGTTTCAGCTATATTGGGAAGTGaatcatatttcattttttaatggAGATTTATTATTCCAGTGGGATGACGTGACCAACACAGTTTGGTGGCAAGATTTTCCACGAAGAGCTGAACCTGATATTTTATCCCTTTTCGGACCTTGTCGAAGAAAAACCAATATTGGTTTTAGGTCAGATTTTAGTGCTCAGCTGGCTGGATTTGCTGCATCACTTTTGATTGATGTTCCAAGTCAAGCCCATTGGATTCTCGAGTTCACGAAGTACAACTTTGAAAACTCAGCAGGTCACCTTGTGGCTTCAGTGCCTGGAATTCATTCTTATAAGCCATCTTATCTTACAGAATCTGTTTGCTCAAATACTGTGAGTAGCTTCATCTTCCATCTTATATGCATGTTTGTCTTATTAGTATCAAGTGTCAATATCGTGAACTTATTTTGTTCACTTAgttgtttttcttaaataatattGAAAGTTTGATTGCGTCCTGTATATTAGAAAGTTTGGTCAATGCATCTCTGTCTTGACTAATCGTATGATTCTTGTTTCACAGATTTACAGTGAAGAATTTGTGGGATCTGTTGAAGCATCTGTCGTAGGTCTCAGTTACCTTTTCCGCTCTGCCAATGATTCCACAGGAGCACAACTGAAACGACTGGCGTCATATATCTCCAGAACCCGGGAAACTTCTTTCGGAATGTTGGAACTTGTTTTGAGAAGAAATACGAATGTTCCTGCTGACGCGAATGCTGTGAGCGTCCTTGTTTCTAACCCTGATGATGATTCAAGAGACGGTAAGTAGTTTCATTTCAAGTATGACAGATGGTTGTACGTGCTTGACATGAATTTTCATTCTGTGACTCGTACAAATTTCCTTTTGACAGATTTTGTCCAACTAGGCTTTTTGCCACGGAATATCGCAAAATGGGTTTCTCCTTTGTGGGATATTGGCTTCTTTAAATTTGTGGGGTATGTGTATCGGGATGAAGTCCTTGGAGCTGCTTCTTGTAGGAGCAACCAGAAGGTGCAACTAATGCTACATGTATTACAGGTACTCGTCATATGCTTATTAGATACTTTGCATAAAAAGACTATGGATACATCTAAAGATCTCTCTTGGCTTTTGCAGGGAGTGACCATTTCAGATGTGTCAAAGTTGGTTCAACCTAATCACGTTGTTGCATTGTGCTCGTTGATCGCTTCAATTCAGAGGTGTACTGGCATTTGGAGGCTACAAGAGGTAAGTTTGATtaggaacaaaacaaaagaatcctGCTTTGAATCCTTTGAGTTTTAACGAGTGTGTATCAGTCTCTGACTGTGTGATCTTCTGTATTGGATTCCTCGAAAGGTGTTAGGCCGTTACAAGTGGCCTGAATCTCAGGAATCTGATTTCGTATACAGTAAGTGCATTTTCTATGATAATGGTAAACAAACACCTTAATGAGGTAttaagtttacatatattttcCTTATAGGTGCATCCTCCATTGGAGGCTCAGCAACTGCAGGATTTCAAGCTGATTTTTCATCAGCTGCGGGTAAAAAAGCGTTACAGAATTTTGACTCCCAAGAGTCTGATCCAGAggtattgttttgtttagaaGCACCATTAAAAGCTTTCACCACAAGTTTTGTACATGAAAACGTTTTGTCCAATGTTCTGGATTAGTGGGGTTGCTGGAGTAATAAGGAAGAACGGGAAGCTCCTTCCATTAAAATCATCTTCCCTACCATTGAAAGAGTCAAGAATGGCCATCGTGGTGTCTTGTCTTCAAAATGTCTGCTTTGCTTCTCCGAGGTATTTTACTCACCCAAAGCCTTTTGTCTAGAAATACAAATCTCAAAACTTTGGGTTTTTTTACTATCCTGTGCAGAAAACGTGGCAAAAGTTGAGACATAACAATGTGCTTCACGATGCAGTTCCTAATCCTCAAGATAGAGTTGGACACCCGATGCATATCAAGGTAAGAACAAAGGAGAATTCTGTGTGCGACAATAAAAGAATTTACTAGTTCACAAAAAAGTCGAAAACCCAACTCTTGCACTAGTACGTAGTATAATAATGTATTTATAAGCTATGATCAGGTGGCTAGGAGACTTTTCACCTCCACAAGAGGCTCACGGTCTTCTTCGTTTGGTTGGGTTTACTGCGGCTCACATAATTTCAGTGCAGCTGCATGGGGACAGACCATTTCCAAATCCTCCAGAAACAACCAGGACCAGTCCCACAATGCCATCAAACCGGTCAGTAAACTTCGTGTATGCAACTACGACCTCGGGATTGTATTCGTTTTCCCTCAACCTCATGAAGATATTGACTCATGCGACGGGTCTAAGATCAACGATATTGTGCTGCCGTTTGTTGTACCGGCTCCAAAATATGGATGGAGTGATAAACCGGCTACAGGTTTGGCAATGAAGGAAGCTTTTGCTGAGTTTAGGGAAAGCTCTAGAAGTTTGTGTGGAGAAACTGAAGTTGAggaggaagtggaagaagaagaagaagaggaagaagaagctgaaactGAAGTTGGAGAAAGAGTAGAGTTCGTTGGAGAAGAGGAGAAGGCTTATGCTGAGGCGTTGTGGAGCCAGGTTGAGTCATCCTCCCTCAGCTCCTGACAACTACTTATGTCGTTTGAGAAAATGACGAATTTACCTTTGTGTCTGTATTACTGTATGTAACTATTGTTGtttgtaacaaaattaaaatttggggAAAATAATACTCTAAAATTACTTTcttaatatagtaaaataaatgaattatttCTGACTTATTAATCTACAGCGGAATGgttaaggttatatatatatttagctgaaaaataaagataattgagtggttagaaatttttttaatttctaaaacattttaaaattgaaaaagccTCCGGTCTAAATAGAGATCTCAAGAGAAATTATAGCAGGATACAAAAATGGATCACCACAAACAATAATAGCAAacgaaaatgaaacaaaaaaagtttcccCATCTCTTTCACAGTATATATAACCGATGGCCATCTTCCCATCAAatcatccaaaaacaaaaaaaaaaaaacaaaaaacaaaaaacaaaaaaaaaggaaaaaaaaaaaaaaaacatttttttcatttttttaataaaacaaaaaaaaacaaaaaaaaataatgggaTACACAAATGTGTCCATTTTATTAGGCCTGTTGGTGGTCTTTGTTTCACCGATGGTGTTCGCAGATGATGTGACACCAATCCCAGAGGCCAAACCCCAAGTGGAGCAGTGGTTCAAGGCCAACGTTGGTCCATTGCCTCAACGTAAAGGCTTAGATCCAGCACTCGTCGCTGCTGAGGCTGCTCCACGTATCATCAACGTATGAAAAAAGCACTACTACTTCATACTATATTGTCCCCAAACTATCACTCGATCAATCttgtaacaatatatatatattttgatacaaaatttgaaatttatatatgtaacgATTGCAGGTGAATCCAAAGGGAGGTGAATTCACAACAATAACCGCCGCAATAAAGAGCGTTCCTGCAGGGAACACAAAGCGGGTGATCATAAAGATAGCTCCTGGTGACTACAAAGAGAAGGTCACTATCGAGAGGAACCAACCCTTCATCACATTGATGGGACAGCCCACTGCCATGCCCGTTATCACCTTCGACGGTACTGCCGCCAAGTATGGAACCGTCGATAGTGCCTCTCTCATTATCTTATCCGACTATTTCATGGCCGTCAACATTGTCGTTAaggtatatatatctctataaatACATGAAGTATCCTACGTACACTTTCTCTTCTAAGGCCAATACATATGCGAGTTTCCCTAGATTTCGAAtgacttgtttcttttttgcatATGTAGAATACTGCCCCGGCACCAGATGGTAAAACAAAGGGAGCACAAGCCCTATCTATGAGAATCTCAGGAAACTATGCTGCTTTCTACAACTGCAAATTCTATGGTTTCCAAGACACAATCTGTGACGATACCGGAAACCATTTCTTCAAGGACTGCTACGTCGAAGGGACATTCGATTTCATCTTCGGAAGTGGTACCTCTATGTACTTGGTACGCAAACCACCACCCTAGATAATCAATCGCATTTCATACATTATAATTTTCTGAATACATAAAGTCTgaaatctctatatatacattcatGTTGAATTCAAAAGGGAACACAATTGCACGTGGTCGGAGATGGTATTAGAGTGATCACAGCACACGCAGGTAAGAGCGCAGAAGAGAAGAGCGGATACTCTTTCGTGCACTGCAAGGTGACTGGAGTCGGTGAAGGAATCTATTTGGGAAGAGCATGGATGAGCCACCCTAAGGTTGTCTATGCCTACACCGAGATGACCAGCGTCGTCAACCCAGCCGGATGGCAAGAAAACAAGGTTCCCGCTCATGACAAGTAAGTCCAGTTTCATATATTACATACACACGTTGTGATGACCTAATCGTCTGGTCACTTATGCCGGTTCCATCTAAAAATTTCAGGACCGTGTTCTACGGAGAGTACAAGTGTTCAGGACCAGGATCACTCTCAGCCAAGAGGGTTCCATTCATACAAGAGATTGACCTCACCGAAGCTAACCGGTTCCTTTCCCTCGGCTACATCCAAGGATCCAAGTGGCTTCTCCCACCACCCGCTTTGTAAACTCTTTAATATTATTAACCTATCtgaattaaaattaagatatttgaAACTATTCACCGAAATATGTATATCggtgtattttcttttttgctattttcaatttcttatcTAAAAGTCCTTCTTTCTTTGAATATCATGGAGGAGTTGAGACTTGTGTAATTTTGGTTTCACTATAATAAAATGTTGCCTCGattcataataatatttttgatacaTTTATAAGACATGCATGCtattatcaatttttatttttaattatttcatatttagaAGATAGAAAATTCAAGATGTGGTCCACATCATGTGGAGGAGCATTATCAGTTACGAACTTACCGTCTTACGGAGATGATTAGCAACATTATTATCCTTTTGGATAATTAATGGGTGTAAACTTTTTACCGCAAGCACTTTAATCATACTAAGAATGAGATCgattaaaaaataagaattgaATGTTTGTCCCATACAAGACATTTCTTGTAACTAacaatgttaaaattattttctatttttagaaattattacacatgtttttttttttacatatcattAAAATGtagatgaaattaaaaatattttaatcttacaTATTATGTAATGTACAATCACTTTTACCCATCGTAATATAATTGAACCATCATCTTTTTTCATACCGCCATGTTTTATCATCACTAAACCTACCATTATCCCTTACCACCAAAGAAAACGCTTACCGCCATATCATTTCAATAATATCAATACTTTGATCTACATTTTAATCAATGTAagaattttttaatatagtatattttaaataatggaCATGCATATAAAATTGACTACTTGGTAACGTTCCACTCTTTTATGTGAAATATATGAAGCAGCTAACCGGTAAATTAAACAACTCTTTCCGTGAAATATTTGTAGCATCTAATTAATCGATAAAACAATTTTGGTACTTTTCCATGAGCCTAGGGAAAGCTCGAGGTTAAATTAACGATGCAGTTTCGGCAATCACGCAATGCCTTTTAATGTTAACAAATGACCCGAATCTTTGATCGATCTCTGATTGATTATTATTGAATGAGAATATAATAAATGGAAAGAAATATAATTGaacggaaaaaaataaagtatattacTGATTAATGATTATACAAACACAAGCTTCTTAATTGATTTGAATTCCATATTAATCACACACCAAGTGCATGTGAAATTACGTACTctttatcaaaattcaaaaattctTGAAGGAATATAAACCACAAACGAGAATGTCAAAAGGAAAGCGAAAAACCACAAACGAGAATAGCAAAAAGAGATCTATCCGGTCAGACATGGACGATCCGGACAAGTATATAAAAGTCCCTTCAAGggcttcttcatctcttccattcttaaaagtaaataaatatttttttttcttttcttttcttttttatatttttaaataaaataataaaataaaataaatgatgggTTACATTTCTCTGTCCCTGATTGCATTACTTGTAGTTTTTGCGCCACCGGTGGTTCTAGCCGACGATATAACTCCGATTCCCGCGGAAAAAGCCCAAGTTGAGCCATGGTTCAAGGCCAACGTTCAACCCTTTCCCGCGAGACGAGGCACACTCGACCCCGATCTCGAAGCTGCTGAAGCATCACCACGTATCATCACCGTAAGTACATCAcaagtttattaaatttataagattaGATTCTTGTATTATGAATCCAGCTTTCGTTTTGTGCATTTTTCCATTTCAATCAATGCACACTACTAATTTCAATGCAGGTGAACCAAAAAGGAGGCGGTGATTTTACGTCAATAAACGCAGCGATCAAGAGCATTCCGGTAGGAAACAAGGTCCGTGTGATCATCAAGTTGGCTCCTGGTGTATACAAAGAGAAAGTCACAGTTGACGTAGGCCGACCATTCGTTACATTGCTTGGCAAACCTGGTGCTGAAACCAACTTGACGTTCCATGGAACCTCCGCTAAATACGGTACCGTAGAGAGTGCCACGCTTATCGTCTGGGCCAAATATTTTATGGCAGCCAACTTACACATTTTAGTATGTATACATTCTAAAAACTTAATTAGTAGCTATTATAACACTTAAAGGATTAgtttgtaatgatttttttttttttaatatttcctaTAGAATACTGCTCCGATGCCGAAACCAGGTACACAAGGACAAGCTCTAGCTATGAGGATCAACGCTGATAAGGCTGCTTTCTACAACTGCAGATTTTATGGTTTTCAGGATACTCTTTGCGACGATAGGGGCAACCATTTCTTTAAGGACTGTTACATTGAAGGAacctatgattttattttcggAAGAGGAGCTTCCTTGTACTTGGTATGTGTATAATTAGTTCTTTTGATCtttttaaatacatttaattattttgcaTGGCTGATTACTACGTcgtgtttaattttgtttttgatccaTAGAATACGCAATTGCATGCTGTTGGAGATGGATTAAGAGTGATCACAGCACACAATCGACAGAATTCAAACGACCAAAGCGGGTATTCGTTTGTGCATTGTAAGGTTACTGGAGTCGGAACCGGGATCTACTTGGGTAGGGCTTGGATGAGCCACCCTAAGGTCGTCTATGCCTACACTGAGATGTCCAGTGTCGTCAACCCATCCGGATGGCAAGAGAACAGGGTGCGCGCGCATGACAAGTAAGTCTATCAATTGCAATCTAAATTACGTAAATGTATAGTCGatatccaaaatccaaaatgataagaaattaagaaaccAACACTAGACACTAGTATATAAGAgataaagtttaattttttcatattttttaattttgaatttctttacTAGATATATTgtggcaaattttttttttttgacattgtaTAACATTTTCTTGACATTATGAATGATAGGACGGTGTTTTATGGAGAATACATGTGCACGGGACCAGGATCACACAAAGCTAAAAGAGTGGCACACACACAAGACATTGACAACAAAGAAGCTAACCATTTCCTTTCCCTCGGCTACATCAAAGGCTCTTCATGGCTTCTCCCTTCTCCCGTTTACTAAACTACACCCCTTCATAacaaaaattctataattttcaccaaaaacatgtatatatagtacacagttgtacatttttttctctaagaAATCCTCTCTTCCTGTTATGATGGAGGAGTAGAGACGTGTGTAGTTTTGGTTTCATTATAAGAAAGTCGATTATTGATAAGAAAAAGGACATACTGGTTAATTATTTATTGAtctatcaaattatcaaaattcaGTTGGTTGTACATCATTtaaatcataaaccctaaaccctatataTACTATGGGTTTGGATGATGCAATGTGTTATGGTTATAGTGTGATGTGTGACTgattaataatatgaatttattaatttttttgaaactaatgataataatttgggggaaaatttgtaaacaaaattaataaaaatttgtaaacaaaattaataaaatggaTGTCACTTGTTATATTTTTGGTTGgttatattttatactatattgTAGTTTTAACTATTTAGTTATAATTGTCGAAGCAAGAAcctgatttaataattttttcaccAAAATGTGATTTCACTATAAATGCCAAATAcgtgattttataattttagagaaaaacaCGATTTGGAATCATATTTGACCTGAAGTAATTGTTTTAGTAAAACATTATAGAATTGGTATTCgattaaaaattatagtataaaaAAGTTACGGATTTatgttttaggaaaaaaattatgtaagtTTTTATCCTGATAATTGGcattacaaatatttacaatacacatgaaaaaaaaagtatatagtcctataaaaaaaagtgtgaaaatcACTTACAAAACTTTCATTTGACGTAAATCAAACACCAAAATTTAGTTACCACTGAACTAAGTATTTCCTGTCTAGCAAATTTACATTCAAACACAAATTGTTGTTGAGGTCCTTAATTTTGGTAAATTCATAAATAGAAATGCAATaatagatttcttttttggaGGAGTCAATATTCAACATGTTAACTTTGCCAACAgtaaattttccttttcgtaGATGGCAATAGATaattacaacaaaatcaaatgctTCAAGAAATATAAACCACAAACGAGAATAGTAAAATTAAGATATGTCCGTATCTGTCCGGTCAGACATCCACAAGTATAAAAACCCCTTTGAtgcttcttcattttttccattCTCAAAGTAAATAAGATATAGTAAaacttagttgttttttttttcctccttttcattattttcttttattttgaaaaataaataaaagaaaataataaacgATGGGTTACATGTCAATGTCCGTGGTTGCATTCCTTGTCTTTTTTGCTTCGCCAGTGGTTCTAGCCACCGATACAGATCCTATTCCAGAAAACAGAGCCCAAATCCCGCAATGGTTCCAGAACAACGTTAAACCCTATTCCATGAGAAAGGGCAAGCTAGACCCCGCTCTCGATGCTGCTGAAGCATCACGACTTATTATCACCGTACGATACTATTCTAATCccattttggtttaattttaaatctttaaattttttttaaaaaataccttTTAAAGAAGGGGTATAGGTTTGAGTATCTTGCTCAGTTtgagaaacaaaggaaaaaaacaaaaaaaaaaagaatctaaaatttttggttttagttgtgcgtgtgtgtgtgtgtgtgctaattcgaatgaaaaatgaaaatttcattACAGGTGAATCAAAAAGGAGGAGGAAACTTTAAGACAATAAACGAAGCAATCAAGAGCATTCCTACAGGAAACAAGAACCGTGTGATCATCAAGTTGGCTCCTGGTGTGTACAATGAGAAGGTCACGGTCGACATAGCTCGACCATTTATTACGTTGCTTGGTCAACCTGGTGCGGAAACGGTCTTGACTTACCACGGGACAGCCGCTAAGTACGGAACCGTAGAGAGTGCAACTCTTATCGTCTGGGCTGATTATTTCCAGGCAGCTAACCTCATCATTAGAGTACGTGAAATATATCCCTTCTACGTTATTACAttaaactaaaaactaattgaTTGCTACTAATACGATTCATGTGtacatttgatttttatttattctatagAACACTGCTCCAATGCCGAAACCAGGTTCACAAGGACAAGCTCTAGCTATGAGGATCAACGGAGATAAAGCAGCTTTCTACAGCTGTAAATTCTACGGTTTTCAAGATACTCTCTGCGACGACAAAGGCAACCATTTCTTCAAGGACTGTTACATCGAAGGAACCTATGATTTTATCTTCGGAAGAGGAGCTTCCTTGTACTTGGTAactttattatcttttttaacATGAccatatatgttatatatataacacatgattttttttaatgatacatatatttaatttgtatataaatcGATAGAATACGCAATTGCACGCTGTTGGAGATGGGTTAAGAGTGATCACGGCACAGAGTAGATCAAGTGCGAACGAACAAAACGGATACACGTTCGTGCATTGCAAAATCACTGGAACAGGAACCGGAATTTATTTGGGCCGGTCTTGGATGAGCCACCCAAAAGTCATCTATGCTTTCACAGAGATGACCAGCGTGGTCAACCCATCTGGCTGGAGGGAGAACTTCAACCGTGGATACGACAAGTACGAAACATTTGATCATATCATCTCATTCACATATATTAACTCAATCAACTACATTTTATAAATCTGATTATAAACTGTGTATTCGATATTGTGCCTTGTGTGGAATACAGGACGGTGTTCTATGGGGAATACAAGTGTTTCGGACCAGGGTCACACGTAGCGAAGAGAGTGCCTTACACACAAGACATTGACCAAAACGAAGTTAGGCCTTTCATCTCGCTTGGTTACATCAAGGGCTCCACATGGCTACTTCCTGCTCCCAAATACTGaaatatttcttaaaacaaattattggttgtgatttttttttgtaaccatcGTTTGTCAGCGACATGTTCCCAtcgattaattttttttttttaatattgtttgagATATGATCAATGCGATAAAGATATTTTTGTCTCGCTATACATAAAGTGCATCtcaaaatttatatgtttcGTTATCATCATAGCTCAGaagtttgtggtgtttttttcCCCTTTATATATTTAGCAAATCCTATGAGTCTATAATTTCCCTGAATGTCAAAATTAAGTTTAAACTATATTCACACACCATTAATTGAGTTCATGATGTATATGTTTGAAGTACAAACAAAGGAAATACCAATCTGTCcatgatatgtttttattaaaattttgtttttataacaaaagaaaacgtaaagacaaaaaatatatagtcaGTCATACATTACGCACATTGTCTCGAGTTCATCAATTTTATAGTTCTAGTTGCTAATGTTaacttatttttgtatatacataCTTTTAATTTACGAATTAGCTAGCTtcgtctttctttcttttttgtcggCCTTAgcttaaataattacataagagatgcattaaaaaaaaa is from Camelina sativa cultivar DH55 chromosome 20, Cs, whole genome shotgun sequence and encodes:
- the LOC104768947 gene encoding uncharacterized protein LOC104768947 isoform X4, translating into MRDMKRRHCEKVLIRIHSIGTPLVSGSSGLPVELVHIESDRPYTIGRSSSSGDDGFPDFVIDNGGISRKHCQILFDSQSRKLYIFDGVILLPSVGFSQVIEEFRRRLVCAEDLGSLKFRASLNGVYVNRVRIRKAKVEEICVGDEVLFVCGKEGLCNKHCRVGFVVQGIEFEGRDTLIVEDRFAMIGVSVSSGHSRGTFSSGKRSKRVFAPIENEINSQFCPPKSAVSVVGRLNSLVSYCRHILRSDDPVSCLISDSVKECLSCCASKMLRSKVDVMADNREVKSAETNHEMDHGLSGLRVRDGLPSPQSHLGRRLGVSNLISEVESYGADCILVSDKTKTSLPFDGDKENAPEISCTGKEKSYQSSLQAPGKNFYLNRLQYIEQSSTGCQRVVSLPELLHPVETISQIFIATFTSDVLWFLSCCEIPSHLPVTIACHNAERCWSSNSDARTAAPLPNYPNVTMVFPPFPEEIAFGKDRKNRGIACHHPKLFILQREDSIRVIITSANLVARQWDDVTNTVWWQDFPRRAEPDILSLFGPCRRKTNIGFRSDFSAQLAGFAASLLIDVPSQAHWILEFTKYNFENSAGHLVASVPGIHSYKPSYLTESVCSNTIYSEEFVGSVEASVVGLSYLFRSANDSTGAQLKRLASYISRTRETSFGMLELVLRRNTNVPADANAVSVLVSNPDDDSRDDFVQLGFLPRNIAKWVSPLWDIGFFKFVGYVYRDEVLGAASCRSNQKVQLMLHVLQGVTISDVSKLVQPNHVVALCSLIASIQRCTGIWRLQEVLGRYKWPESQESDFVYSASSIGGSATAGFQADFSSAAGKKALQNFDSQESDPEWGCWSNKEEREAPSIKIIFPTIERVKNGHRGVLSSKCLLCFSEKTWQKLRHNNVLHDAVPNPQDRVGHPMHIKL
- the LOC104768947 gene encoding uncharacterized protein LOC104768947 isoform X1; the encoded protein is MRDMKRRHCEKVLIRIHSIGTPLVSGSSGLPVELVHIESDRPYTIGRSSSSGDDGFPDFVIDNGGISRKHCQILFDSQSRKLYIFDGVILLPSVGFSQVIEEFRRRLVCAEDLGSLKFRASLNGVYVNRVRIRKAKVEEICVGDEVLFVCGKEGLCNKHCRVGFVVQGIEFEGRDTLIVEDRFAMIGVSVSSGHSRGTFSSGKRSKRVFAPIENEINSQFCPPKSAVSVVGRLNSLVSYCRHILRSDDPVSCLISDSVKECLSCCASKMLRSKVDVMADNREVKSAETNHEMDHGLSGLRVRDGLPSPQSHLGRRLGVSNLISEVESYGADCILVSDKTKTSLPFDGDKENAPEISCTGKEKSYQSSLQAPGKNFYLNRLQYIEQSSTGCQRVVSLPELLHPVETISQIFIATFTSDVLWFLSCCEIPSHLPVTIACHNAERCWSSNSDARTAAPLPNYPNVTMVFPPFPEEIAFGKDRKNRGIACHHPKLFILQREDSIRVIITSANLVARQWDDVTNTVWWQDFPRRAEPDILSLFGPCRRKTNIGFRSDFSAQLAGFAASLLIDVPSQAHWILEFTKYNFENSAGHLVASVPGIHSYKPSYLTESVCSNTIYSEEFVGSVEASVVGLSYLFRSANDSTGAQLKRLASYISRTRETSFGMLELVLRRNTNVPADANAVSVLVSNPDDDSRDDFVQLGFLPRNIAKWVSPLWDIGFFKFVGYVYRDEVLGAASCRSNQKVQLMLHVLQGVTISDVSKLVQPNHVVALCSLIASIQRCTGIWRLQEVLGRYKWPESQESDFVYSASSIGGSATAGFQADFSSAAGKKALQNFDSQESDPEWGCWSNKEEREAPSIKIIFPTIERVKNGHRGVLSSKCLLCFSEKTWQKLRHNNVLHDAVPNPQDRVGHPMHIKVARRLFTSTRGSRSSSFGWVYCGSHNFSAAAWGQTISKSSRNNQDQSHNAIKPVSKLRVCNYDLGIVFVFPQPHEDIDSCDGSKINDIVLPFVVPAPKYGWSDKPATGLAMKEAFAEFRESSRSLCGETEVEEEVEEEEEEEEEAETEVGERVEFVGEEEKAYAEALWSQVESSSLSS